In Geobacter anodireducens, a genomic segment contains:
- a CDS encoding cytochrome C, with the protein MKKLIASLALTLFAAGAALAADTMTFTAKNGNVTFDHKKHQTIVPDCAVCHGKTPGKIEGFGKEMAHGKSCKGCHEEMKKGPTKCGECHKK; encoded by the coding sequence ATGAAAAAACTGATCGCATCCCTGGCCCTCACCCTCTTCGCCGCCGGCGCCGCCCTGGCCGCCGACACCATGACCTTCACCGCCAAGAACGGTAACGTCACCTTTGACCACAAGAAACACCAGACGATCGTCCCCGACTGTGCCGTGTGCCACGGCAAGACGCCGGGCAAGATCGAAGGGTTCGGCAAGGAGATGGCGCACGGCAAGTCCTGCAAGGGCTGCCATGAGGAGATGAAGAAGGGCCCCACCAAGTGCGGCGAGTGCCACAAGAAGTAA
- a CDS encoding cytochrome C, with the protein MRFIPATAALLIILAGTAGAIDRITYPTRIGAVGFPHKKHQDALGECRGCHEKGPGRIDGFDKVMAHGKGCKGCHEEMRMGPTRCGDCHKGGLTH; encoded by the coding sequence ATGAGATTCATTCCAGCAACTGCGGCTCTCCTCATCATCCTGGCGGGCACTGCCGGCGCCATCGACAGGATCACCTATCCGACCCGGATCGGGGCCGTGGGATTTCCCCACAAAAAGCACCAGGACGCCCTGGGCGAATGCCGCGGCTGCCACGAGAAGGGTCCGGGCAGGATCGACGGATTCGACAAGGTCATGGCCCACGGCAAGGGGTGCAAAGGATGTCACGAAGAGATGAGGATGGGGCCGACCCGTTGCGGCGATTGCCACAAGGGTGGCTTAACCCATTGA
- a CDS encoding transcriptional regulator: MDNLAEHSDRTPTPIVAIDGATIRRIREAKRLTQLYVASVVGVTTDTISRWENNRYPSVKRDNAEKLAQALEVSLEDILRREGTAEDVPAEIPPPEPPLRRRFGVAAILLLAGAAILGIVLFRGAAPGLKAERTLPPYSAPGQILPVQVKVERPAEGGSGFILKERIPVGWRFVSANPPVTGEAGTREIKWLIPPGAGAMTISYTLLSPREIPLRTAVDFGGEVVRSDEGGTRREPVGGAARVTVAGIHWADVNGDGRIDDNEIMPAYYLTEEMKGLGLDWKTVESIWTGAGYTWNDTLKTFEVVR; encoded by the coding sequence ATGGATAACCTTGCCGAACACAGCGACAGGACGCCGACCCCCATCGTGGCCATCGATGGGGCAACCATCCGCCGGATCCGGGAGGCCAAGCGGCTCACCCAGCTCTACGTGGCCAGCGTAGTGGGGGTGACGACCGACACCATCTCCCGGTGGGAGAACAACCGCTACCCGTCGGTAAAGCGGGACAATGCCGAAAAGCTCGCCCAGGCCCTGGAGGTATCCCTGGAGGATATCCTTCGGCGGGAGGGGACGGCGGAGGACGTCCCGGCCGAGATCCCGCCCCCGGAGCCGCCGCTGCGCCGCCGGTTCGGGGTTGCGGCCATCCTGCTGCTGGCGGGAGCGGCGATTCTGGGTATCGTGCTTTTCCGGGGGGCTGCACCGGGGCTGAAGGCAGAGCGGACCCTGCCCCCCTACAGTGCGCCGGGCCAGATCCTGCCGGTCCAGGTAAAGGTGGAACGGCCGGCAGAAGGCGGGAGCGGCTTCATTCTCAAGGAGCGTATTCCGGTCGGCTGGCGGTTCGTGAGCGCCAATCCGCCGGTGACCGGCGAGGCGGGGACACGGGAGATCAAGTGGCTCATACCCCCCGGCGCGGGAGCCATGACGATTTCCTATACCCTGCTGTCGCCTCGCGAGATCCCCCTCAGGACAGCGGTCGATTTCGGCGGCGAGGTGGTTCGCTCCGACGAAGGAGGCACCCGGCGCGAACCGGTGGGAGGCGCGGCACGGGTGACCGTGGCCGGCATCCACTGGGCCGACGTGAACGGCGACGGCCGCATCGATGACAACGAGATCATGCCCGCCTACTATCTCACCGAAGAGATGAAAGGGCTCGGGCTCGACTGGAAGACCGTCGAGAGCATCTGGACCGGCGCGGGATACACCTGGAACGACACGCTGAAAACGTTCGAGGTGGTCCGGTGA
- a CDS encoding radical SAM protein has product MTERRYNAFSDELRRVFGCRVQRVSVDAGFTCPNRDGTTGLGGCIFCGGRGSGSFGIRPELGVADQLAHGMAYLSRRYGAGKFLAYFQPYSNTYAPVEQLRRLYDEALSVPGVAGLIVGTRPDCLPPEVIDLLAEYARSTYFWLELGMQTSHDRTLDLLNRGHDAASFLDAADRCRQRGIRLCAHVILGLPGETGADMLATAMMLTRAGIDGVKLHHLHVMKDTPLEAMYRRGAVGCLERDDYVGLVCDFLERLDPRTVVHRLVGDAPADHLVAPAWTLEKSAVLAAIDAEFIRRGTCQGARLSR; this is encoded by the coding sequence GTGACGGAGCGGCGCTACAACGCCTTTTCCGATGAGCTTCGCCGCGTCTTCGGCTGCCGGGTGCAGCGGGTGTCGGTGGATGCCGGCTTCACCTGCCCCAACCGGGACGGCACCACGGGGCTCGGCGGCTGCATCTTCTGCGGCGGCCGGGGTTCGGGTTCCTTCGGCATCAGGCCGGAACTGGGGGTGGCCGATCAGCTCGCCCACGGCATGGCATACCTCTCGCGGCGCTACGGGGCAGGGAAATTCCTTGCCTATTTCCAACCCTACTCCAATACCTACGCCCCGGTGGAACAGCTCCGGCGTCTCTACGACGAGGCCCTGTCGGTCCCTGGCGTGGCCGGGCTCATCGTCGGCACCCGTCCCGACTGTCTCCCTCCGGAGGTCATCGATCTTCTGGCCGAGTATGCCCGCTCGACCTACTTCTGGCTCGAACTGGGGATGCAGACGTCCCACGACCGGACGCTGGACCTCCTCAACCGGGGCCACGACGCGGCATCGTTCCTGGATGCGGCGGACCGCTGCCGCCAACGGGGGATCAGGCTCTGCGCCCACGTGATTCTCGGACTGCCGGGAGAGACCGGCGCGGACATGCTCGCAACGGCTATGATGCTTACCAGGGCCGGCATCGACGGGGTGAAGCTCCACCACCTCCACGTGATGAAGGATACGCCGCTGGAGGCCATGTACCGCCGGGGAGCGGTCGGCTGCCTGGAGCGGGATGACTACGTGGGGCTCGTCTGCGATTTCCTGGAACGGCTCGATCCCCGCACCGTCGTCCATCGCCTGGTGGGGGATGCCCCGGCCGACCACTTGGTGGCACCTGCCTGGACCCTGGAAAAGTCGGCGGTTCTTGCCGCAATCGACGCGGAATTCATCCGGCGCGGCACCTGCCAGGGGGCACGCCTGTCCCGGTAA
- a CDS encoding flagellar biosynthesis protein FlhB has translation MTTNDRDRKAVALSYREGHYAPQVVAKGYGVTAEAIIACAREAGVYVHQSPELVRQLIQVDIDSCIPADLYRAVAELLAWLYWLEHGEDD, from the coding sequence ATGACGACGAATGACCGGGACCGCAAGGCCGTTGCCCTCAGCTATCGGGAAGGGCATTACGCCCCCCAGGTAGTGGCCAAGGGGTACGGCGTCACCGCAGAGGCTATCATCGCCTGCGCCCGGGAGGCCGGAGTCTACGTCCACCAGTCGCCGGAGCTGGTACGCCAGCTCATCCAGGTCGACATCGACTCCTGCATCCCTGCCGATCTCTACCGGGCCGTGGCTGAGCTCCTGGCCTGGCTCTACTGGCTGGAACACGGGGAAGACGACTAA
- a CDS encoding flagellar hook-length control protein FliK → MIVTQEIARIAQALLKDSTYSLVEARWQTLTPLNLTPGQMVQAEVMANLPDSRYLIRLANQLLRMELPLNLQPGQTVELTFVSEEPRLVFALSKEANSGVPVRISDTGRWLNQLATSRNDAAQSTPLPRPSVILQEPPRDTGRLAEGLRTALTRSGVFYESHLSQWVRGERPLADLLREPQGSLSRLAVATPSGDNSASPAPANGGASPHQNAAPPASQPPGGPPAAATDAGQRPAATPPPGNQPTGSQPAAGGGNAPSSVGSPGAPPVATPATGGAPQAPDQSGAPVPSGTTAQAGGASATDQTPPAPRPGGTTALPDAEPPAPRPQGPAPDGTRPPAPQEPLRSDAAPVAGKQLPAPPQPDQPSLQGPALRQAPLPDPAAQNSPSAPGTTVISQARGERIAVDQQAAPHPRASSAPAADGDGVAATARAGDPVATERAGGLRHVPPPPQGGVEPQTIPIIKEQLTTLATGQFTWNGQVWPGQDMEWKVEEREADGRGSSAERSWQTEVALDLPRLGSVRATLSLGSSGVTVNLAARSEETVAAMKEGRLRLEEALDAAGIRMTGFRVSHDDE, encoded by the coding sequence ATGATCGTGACCCAGGAAATAGCCCGGATCGCCCAGGCCCTTCTCAAGGATTCCACGTACTCGCTGGTGGAGGCCCGCTGGCAGACCCTGACGCCCCTCAACCTGACCCCGGGCCAGATGGTACAGGCGGAGGTGATGGCCAACCTGCCGGACAGCCGCTACCTGATCCGGCTGGCAAACCAGCTCCTGCGCATGGAGCTTCCCCTCAACCTCCAGCCGGGGCAGACCGTGGAGTTGACCTTTGTCTCCGAAGAACCGCGCCTCGTCTTCGCCCTGTCCAAGGAGGCGAACTCGGGGGTGCCGGTCCGGATCAGCGACACGGGCCGGTGGCTCAATCAACTGGCCACATCAAGGAACGACGCGGCCCAGTCCACGCCGCTCCCCCGGCCGTCAGTCATCCTGCAGGAGCCGCCCCGGGATACGGGCCGCCTGGCTGAAGGGCTGCGCACCGCCCTCACCCGCAGCGGCGTCTTCTATGAGTCGCACCTCTCCCAGTGGGTCAGGGGGGAGCGCCCCCTGGCCGATCTCCTCCGGGAGCCCCAGGGGTCCCTCTCGCGGCTCGCCGTGGCCACGCCCTCCGGCGACAACAGTGCCTCTCCCGCGCCGGCAAACGGTGGTGCCTCACCCCATCAGAACGCCGCCCCCCCGGCCTCCCAGCCACCGGGAGGACCGCCCGCTGCCGCAACCGATGCGGGGCAAAGGCCTGCCGCAACCCCGCCACCCGGCAACCAGCCCACGGGCAGCCAGCCAGCCGCCGGCGGGGGGAACGCACCCTCATCTGTCGGCAGCCCCGGCGCGCCGCCGGTCGCCACGCCAGCCACCGGAGGTGCGCCACAGGCGCCGGACCAGTCCGGTGCACCGGTACCCTCAGGCACCACGGCACAAGCCGGCGGTGCGTCCGCCACGGACCAGACGCCCCCAGCGCCGCGTCCCGGCGGCACCACCGCCCTCCCGGATGCCGAACCGCCGGCCCCGCGGCCCCAGGGGCCGGCGCCGGACGGGACACGTCCTCCGGCACCCCAGGAGCCCCTTCGCTCCGATGCTGCACCGGTAGCCGGCAAACAACTCCCCGCCCCCCCTCAACCGGACCAGCCATCGCTCCAGGGGCCGGCTCTCCGGCAGGCTCCCCTTCCCGATCCTGCCGCCCAGAACTCCCCGTCCGCGCCGGGCACCACCGTCATCTCCCAGGCGAGAGGAGAACGCATCGCCGTTGACCAGCAGGCGGCGCCCCATCCCCGTGCCTCCAGCGCTCCCGCCGCTGATGGCGACGGGGTTGCGGCCACGGCCCGTGCCGGAGACCCGGTGGCTACGGAACGGGCCGGAGGACTCCGTCATGTCCCGCCCCCTCCCCAGGGGGGGGTAGAGCCCCAGACCATCCCCATCATCAAGGAACAGCTCACGACACTGGCCACGGGGCAGTTCACCTGGAACGGACAGGTCTGGCCCGGCCAGGACATGGAATGGAAGGTGGAGGAACGCGAGGCCGACGGACGGGGCTCCTCAGCGGAGCGAAGCTGGCAGACGGAAGTGGCGCTTGATCTGCCCAGGCTGGGATCGGTCCGGGCTACCCTCAGCCTCGGCAGCTCCGGGGTAACGGTCAATCTCGCGGCCCGGAGCGAGGAAACCGTAGCGGCCATGAAAGAGGGAAGACTGCGCCTCGAAGAGGCGCTGGATGCAGCCGGCATCCGCATGACCGGCTTCAGGGTGAGCCATGACGACGAATGA
- a CDS encoding Fis family transcriptional regulator has translation MPATILIVDDERGQREILQTILEAERYETATAAGGQEALALLDEREFDVILTDLKMQGMSGMELLERLLAADPQQCIIMMTAHGTVDSAVEAMKKGAFDYLEKPLERDTLLLTLRRAVERVRLLKENRALHKKLEETGAIPDIIGEHPKMKEVFRIVTKIAPTASTVLIQGESGTGKELVASAIHEGSPRADKPFFAINCAAIPETLMESELFGHEKGAFTGASSREIGIFEAANGGTVFLDEIGEMSVAMQAKLLRAIQAKEIRRVGGKVNIPVDVRIVSATNRDLEAEIRKGTFREDLFYRLNVIRISLPPLRERGSDIAALTDFFVGKYRGDTGVKGLSRAALKLLMNYNWPGNVRQLESVIERGILMAEGELIEPGDLPAEIGEGVSPGGGLPFELPADGIQFEELEKNLIIKAMERAGGVIAKAAPLLGMSYKTLQYRLEKFGIARDQGP, from the coding sequence ATGCCCGCAACCATACTGATCGTCGACGACGAACGGGGGCAGCGCGAGATCCTCCAGACCATCCTGGAGGCGGAACGCTACGAAACCGCGACGGCGGCCGGCGGACAGGAGGCCCTGGCCTTGCTGGACGAACGGGAGTTCGATGTCATCCTCACGGATCTGAAGATGCAGGGGATGTCGGGAATGGAGCTGCTGGAGCGGCTGTTGGCGGCTGACCCGCAGCAGTGCATCATCATGATGACTGCCCACGGCACCGTTGACTCGGCAGTGGAAGCCATGAAGAAAGGGGCCTTCGACTATCTGGAAAAACCCCTGGAGCGGGACACACTGCTGCTCACCCTGCGGCGGGCGGTAGAGCGGGTCAGGCTGCTGAAGGAGAACCGGGCGCTCCACAAAAAGCTGGAGGAAACGGGCGCCATTCCGGACATCATCGGCGAGCACCCCAAGATGAAAGAGGTCTTCCGGATCGTCACCAAGATCGCGCCCACCGCCTCCACGGTCCTCATCCAGGGCGAATCGGGCACCGGCAAGGAACTGGTGGCCAGCGCCATTCACGAGGGGAGCCCCCGGGCGGACAAGCCCTTTTTCGCCATCAACTGTGCCGCCATCCCGGAAACCCTCATGGAGAGCGAGCTGTTCGGCCACGAGAAGGGTGCCTTCACCGGCGCCAGTTCCCGCGAGATCGGCATCTTCGAGGCCGCGAACGGCGGCACCGTTTTCCTGGACGAGATCGGGGAGATGAGCGTGGCCATGCAGGCAAAGCTCTTGCGGGCGATCCAGGCCAAGGAGATCCGGCGGGTGGGCGGGAAAGTCAACATACCGGTGGATGTCCGGATCGTTTCGGCCACCAACCGTGACCTGGAGGCGGAAATCCGCAAGGGCACCTTTCGGGAAGACCTCTTCTACCGCCTGAACGTGATCCGGATCAGCCTCCCGCCACTGCGGGAACGGGGAAGCGACATAGCCGCCCTGACCGACTTCTTCGTGGGAAAATACCGGGGGGATACGGGGGTGAAGGGACTCTCCCGCGCCGCCCTGAAGCTCCTCATGAACTACAACTGGCCCGGCAACGTCCGCCAGTTGGAGTCGGTGATCGAGCGGGGCATCCTCATGGCCGAGGGAGAGCTGATCGAACCCGGCGACCTGCCGGCGGAGATCGGCGAAGGGGTGTCGCCGGGCGGCGGCCTCCCCTTCGAGCTTCCCGCCGACGGCATCCAGTTCGAGGAACTGGAAAAGAACCTGATCATCAAGGCCATGGAGCGGGCCGGTGGGGTCATTGCAAAGGCGGCGCCGCTGCTCGGCATGAGCTACAAAACACTCCAGTACCGGCTGGAAAAGTTCGGCATTGCCCGGGACCAGGGGCCGTGA
- a CDS encoding two-component sensor histidine kinase, with protein sequence MRLNTKLVMIMLTLLVIAVVTLFVLNQYSQNEMVQEIQESSSFVSQAIQMSVEDLTSEFEPDPERLARYMKAARVKGVKEISIISNEGEIIDSSDPSKVGKKRDIKKMEKGLRAAPDSRRERATANRSYELLVPVIVGDQQLGYVQINLLLDNIRTIQHENFVKRVVATSLVFLLGIIFTIFLATRYTAPINRLAAQVRRVADGDLTVSFPVAGSDEIGELGRSFNEMVAKLQEREALEKRLYEAEHLSKVGQLASGIAHEIRNPLNYISLAVDHLKGEFVAACPDRGERFVPLAGKIKEEVRRANYLVVNFMNYGRPLKLRIGEVCYRELIDRALPLLRERLDEQRIAVVTEIPPDLPPMRADGEMLRNCVFNFVTNAIQAMPGGGTITLGASFDRETETFRLTFADQGVGIPAEDLPKIFQPWFTSKEAGIGLGLAITERIIREHGGEILVESIAAQGTTFTVILRSGR encoded by the coding sequence ATGAGACTCAATACCAAGCTGGTGATGATCATGCTGACGCTGCTCGTCATCGCCGTCGTCACCCTCTTCGTGCTCAACCAGTACAGCCAGAACGAAATGGTGCAGGAGATCCAGGAGAGCTCCTCCTTCGTCTCCCAGGCCATCCAGATGAGCGTCGAAGATCTGACCTCCGAGTTCGAGCCCGACCCGGAGCGTCTTGCCCGCTACATGAAGGCGGCGCGGGTCAAGGGGGTCAAGGAGATCAGCATCATCAGCAACGAGGGGGAGATCATCGACTCGTCCGACCCCTCCAAGGTGGGAAAGAAGCGCGACATCAAGAAGATGGAAAAGGGGCTCAGGGCGGCACCCGACTCCCGCCGGGAACGCGCCACCGCCAACCGCTCCTATGAACTGCTGGTGCCGGTCATCGTCGGCGACCAGCAGTTGGGATACGTCCAGATCAACCTGCTGTTGGACAATATCCGGACCATCCAGCATGAGAACTTCGTGAAGCGGGTGGTGGCCACCTCGCTGGTCTTCCTGCTGGGGATCATCTTCACCATTTTCCTGGCAACGCGCTACACTGCGCCCATCAACCGGCTGGCCGCCCAGGTCCGGCGGGTGGCCGACGGCGACCTGACCGTGAGCTTCCCGGTGGCGGGCAGTGACGAGATCGGCGAACTGGGGCGGAGCTTCAACGAGATGGTGGCCAAGCTCCAGGAACGGGAAGCCCTGGAAAAACGGCTCTACGAGGCCGAGCACCTCTCCAAGGTGGGACAGCTCGCGTCGGGCATCGCCCACGAAATCCGCAACCCCCTCAACTACATCAGCCTTGCCGTGGACCATCTCAAGGGCGAATTCGTGGCCGCCTGCCCCGACAGGGGCGAGCGCTTCGTTCCCCTGGCGGGAAAGATCAAGGAAGAGGTGCGGCGGGCCAACTACCTGGTGGTCAACTTCATGAACTACGGCCGCCCGCTGAAGCTGCGCATCGGCGAGGTCTGCTACCGGGAGCTGATCGACCGGGCCCTGCCGCTGCTCCGGGAGCGTCTCGACGAACAACGGATCGCCGTGGTCACCGAAATCCCGCCGGATCTCCCTCCCATGCGCGCGGACGGCGAGATGCTCCGCAACTGCGTCTTTAACTTCGTGACCAACGCCATCCAGGCCATGCCGGGGGGCGGTACCATCACCCTCGGCGCCTCCTTTGACCGGGAAACGGAAACATTCCGCCTTACCTTCGCCGACCAGGGGGTCGGCATCCCGGCGGAGGATCTGCCGAAAATATTCCAGCCCTGGTTCACCAGCAAGGAAGCGGGGATCGGCCTGGGGCTCGCCATCACCGAACGGATCATCCGCGAGCATGGCGGCGAGATCCTCGTGGAAAGCATCGCGGCACAGGGCACCACGTTTACCGTCATTCTCCGGAGCGGGCGATGA
- a CDS encoding glycine cleavage system protein T, whose protein sequence is MDILANTPLRTEHERLNALMAPFGGWNMPIQYEGIIAEHRWCREKAALFDICHMGELLFTGDIVANGLEDVFTFSVASIPVGRSRYGFLLNGDGGIMDDLIVFRLAQNEAMVVVNAATVGKDFAAISARLGGGGFRDISAATAKLDLQGPLSREVLMQVIGPEIAAISYFTFIRTRVLGADAIVSRTGYTGELGYEIFLPSDRVVELWQRLLADPRVRSAGLGARDVLRLEVGYSLYGSDIDESTTPLEAGLEAFVSFDKSFVGKDALLVQRAEGVTRRRVAFQVASRRSPRHDYEILFQGERVGAVTSGVFSPMLGCGIGLGYVTAGTAVPGAPLTIRHERVSMAATVVAAPFYRGGSLRA, encoded by the coding sequence ATGGATATCCTCGCGAATACCCCCCTGCGCACCGAGCACGAACGCCTCAACGCCCTCATGGCTCCCTTCGGCGGCTGGAACATGCCGATACAGTACGAAGGGATCATCGCCGAGCACCGGTGGTGCCGGGAGAAGGCCGCCCTGTTCGACATCTGCCATATGGGAGAGCTTCTCTTCACGGGCGATATCGTCGCCAACGGGCTGGAGGACGTCTTCACGTTTTCGGTGGCCTCCATCCCGGTGGGGCGGTCCCGCTACGGCTTCCTCCTGAACGGGGACGGCGGCATCATGGACGATCTGATCGTCTTCCGCCTGGCGCAGAACGAGGCCATGGTGGTGGTGAACGCGGCCACCGTCGGCAAGGACTTCGCCGCCATCTCCGCCCGCCTTGGCGGCGGCGGGTTCCGGGACATATCCGCCGCAACCGCCAAGCTCGATCTCCAGGGCCCCCTCTCCCGGGAAGTGCTCATGCAGGTCATCGGCCCGGAAATCGCGGCAATCTCCTATTTCACATTCATCCGGACCAGGGTGCTCGGCGCCGATGCCATCGTGAGCCGCACCGGTTACACCGGCGAGCTCGGCTATGAAATCTTCCTCCCCTCGGACCGCGTGGTGGAACTATGGCAGCGGCTCCTGGCCGATCCCCGGGTCAGGTCCGCCGGCCTCGGCGCCCGGGACGTGCTCCGGCTGGAGGTGGGCTACAGCCTCTACGGCAGCGATATCGACGAATCCACCACCCCCCTGGAGGCCGGGCTTGAAGCCTTCGTCTCCTTTGACAAGTCCTTTGTGGGGAAGGATGCGCTCCTGGTCCAGCGGGCGGAAGGGGTGACGCGCCGCCGGGTGGCCTTCCAGGTCGCCTCCCGCCGCTCCCCCCGCCACGACTACGAGATCCTGTTCCAGGGTGAGCGGGTCGGCGCCGTCACCAGCGGTGTGTTTTCTCCCATGCTCGGCTGTGGCATCGGCCTCGGCTACGTGACTGCCGGCACGGCCGTCCCCGGTGCCCCGCTCACGATCCGGCACGAGCGGGTCAGCATGGCCGCGACGGTGGTGGCCGCTCCCTTCTACCGGGGAGGGTCCCTGCGCGCCTGA
- a CDS encoding glycine cleavage system protein H encodes METYFTKEHEWVKVKEGVAAVGITEYAAHQLGDVTFVELPQVGKQVKQSEVLAAIESVKAASDIYAPVSGKVTQVNEALDDRPEIVNEAAEEAGWIAWIEMGDTSELTGLLTREQYDEYLKGLE; translated from the coding sequence ATGGAAACCTATTTCACCAAAGAGCACGAGTGGGTCAAGGTCAAGGAAGGTGTGGCCGCCGTGGGGATCACCGAGTACGCCGCTCACCAGCTGGGAGACGTTACCTTCGTGGAGCTGCCGCAGGTCGGGAAGCAGGTAAAGCAGTCCGAGGTGCTGGCGGCCATCGAGTCGGTGAAGGCGGCCAGTGACATCTACGCCCCGGTTTCGGGGAAGGTGACCCAGGTGAACGAAGCCCTCGACGATCGTCCCGAGATCGTGAACGAGGCCGCCGAGGAGGCGGGGTGGATTGCCTGGATCGAGATGGGGGATACCTCTGAGCTGACCGGTCTCCTGACCCGCGAACAGTACGACGAGTACCTGAAGGGCCTCGAATAA
- a CDS encoding glycine dehydrogenase (acts in conjunction with GvcH to form H-protein-S-aminomethyldihydrolipoyllysine from glycine; forms a heterodimer with subunit 2 to form the P protein) — MSGADYCPNSPEEVRRMLDAVGAADIDDLFRPVSPALRAKSFDLPPGMSEFEMLHRFQTLAGRNAQGLVHFVGGGFHDHLIPAVVDHLASRPEFYTAYTPYQPECSQGTLQALFEYQTAICRLTGMEVANASLYDGGTALAEAALMALRITGRSRLVVDGAVNPFHREILATYLANLDVELVEIAPKAGMEDDVRLRAALDDATAAVIVQNPDFFGTLSDLSGLAAEAHGVGALLVASVYPISLGLVRSPGSMGADIVVGDGQSLGNPLSFGGPSFGFIAGRREHIRNLPGRIIGETVDRNGTRGFVLTLQAREQHIKRHKATSNICSNQSLCALRGLIFLSALGSEGMAELARLNRDKAEYAKAVLGAVPGVEVLNSGFTFNEFTVCLPKVAEEAVVALLRKGVAAGVPLGPYYPDMEKCMVVTVTERRTKAEIDTFARQLEGALWN, encoded by the coding sequence ATGAGCGGCGCCGACTACTGCCCCAACTCGCCGGAGGAGGTCCGCCGGATGCTGGACGCTGTCGGCGCTGCCGACATTGATGATCTTTTCCGCCCGGTTTCCCCCGCCCTGCGGGCGAAATCCTTCGATCTGCCGCCGGGGATGTCGGAGTTCGAGATGCTGCACCGGTTTCAGACCCTGGCGGGCAGAAACGCCCAGGGCCTGGTCCACTTCGTGGGGGGCGGGTTCCACGATCACCTGATCCCGGCCGTGGTGGACCATCTGGCGTCCCGTCCCGAATTCTACACCGCCTATACCCCCTACCAGCCCGAGTGTTCCCAGGGAACGCTCCAGGCCCTCTTCGAGTATCAGACCGCCATCTGCCGGCTGACCGGCATGGAGGTTGCCAATGCCTCCCTCTACGACGGCGGCACGGCCCTGGCCGAGGCCGCCCTCATGGCCCTGCGGATCACGGGGCGCAGCCGGCTGGTGGTCGATGGCGCGGTGAACCCCTTCCACCGGGAGATCCTCGCCACCTACCTGGCCAACCTGGATGTGGAGCTGGTGGAGATCGCCCCCAAGGCGGGGATGGAGGATGATGTCCGCCTGCGGGCCGCCCTCGACGATGCCACCGCCGCGGTCATCGTCCAGAATCCCGATTTTTTCGGAACCCTGAGTGACCTTTCCGGCCTCGCGGCCGAGGCCCACGGGGTGGGCGCGCTCCTGGTGGCCTCGGTCTACCCGATCTCACTGGGCCTCGTCCGGAGCCCCGGCAGCATGGGGGCCGACATCGTGGTGGGGGACGGCCAGAGCCTCGGCAACCCTCTCTCGTTCGGCGGCCCATCATTCGGCTTCATCGCCGGCCGGCGCGAGCACATCCGTAATCTTCCGGGCCGTATCATCGGCGAAACCGTCGACCGGAACGGTACCCGCGGCTTCGTCCTGACCCTCCAGGCGCGGGAGCAGCACATCAAGCGCCACAAGGCCACCTCCAACATCTGCAGCAACCAGAGCCTCTGTGCCCTGCGCGGCCTCATCTTCCTCTCGGCCCTGGGGAGCGAGGGGATGGCGGAGCTCGCCCGCCTGAACCGCGACAAGGCCGAATATGCCAAAGCCGTCCTCGGCGCGGTGCCGGGGGTGGAGGTGCTGAACAGCGGCTTCACCTTCAACGAGTTCACGGTCTGCCTCCCCAAGGTGGCCGAGGAAGCGGTCGTGGCGCTGCTCCGCAAGGGTGTGGCGGCCGGGGTGCCCCTGGGGCCCTACTACCCGGACATGGAGAAGTGCATGGTGGTGACGGTGACCGAACGGCGGACCAAGGCCGAGATCGACACCTTTGCCCGGCAACTGGAGGGTGCGTTATGGAACTGA